A window of the Lactuca sativa cultivar Salinas chromosome 5, Lsat_Salinas_v11, whole genome shotgun sequence genome harbors these coding sequences:
- the LOC111887276 gene encoding G-type lectin S-receptor-like serine/threonine-protein kinase At4g27290 isoform X2, with protein MEKLTILFLYFTVLISIFITCASLDTISANQTITDGNTIVSAGQNFEMGFFSLGTSRKRYVGIWFKKISTRTVVWVANRETPLSDTSGLFKLRQGALQILSGNNSVIWSSNSTGSDTARDLVMQLLDTGNLILRDKENLIWQSFDYPGDTFLSGMRIGVDLITGKDRHLTSWKSNDDPSAGPYVFRVDPNGYPQFFVKRDVIPESRYGPWTGVTFNGMRNLGENAIFTHQFVVSENDIYYEYELLTKAFVSILRLTPDGKMGNWNWANRTENWSFYSGARIDDACTPYAICGSYGRCNINFDKNHNCSCLEGFEPRPSEERSLADQSSGCQRINPLACGNPDGFRKVSGVKFPDTNHSWYNLSMTLGECETACMRNCSCTAYANLDIRRGGSGCLQWFDDLMDIRESDETQELYIRIAASDISSPTTSEYGSRKNKQTSVVIVLSTLGLVVVCVIFALYVAWRKRKRPRKTILDHEDNYTNESLNSDKEMLPFSLSMIAKATNNFSPNNKLGEGGFGPVYKGVLEDGREIAVKRLSSTSKQGLDEFKNEVGCINKLQHRNLVKLLGYCILGDEKMLIYEYMANKSLDLFIFDESGSFMLDWPLCFGIINGIARGLLYLHQDSRLRIIHRDLKAANILLDNDMNPKISDFGLARWLSGYETEANTNKVVGTHGYISPEYALHGLFSVKSDVFSFGVLVLEIVSGKKNRGFSKQEHHDTLTGHAWRLHNEGRSIELVGSHLRHSFVDFQVVRVVHIGLLCVQHHADDRPTMSSVVLMLGNENSLPPPKQPAFFTKDKLLEFTPSSSLPTLDSVGELTITHLNAR; from the exons ATGGAGAAGCTTACCATATTGTTCTTATACTTTACTGTTCTAATCTCAATCTTTATAACTTGTGCATCCTTAGACACGATTTCAGCAAATCAAACCATCACAGATGGCAACACCATTGTTTCAGCTGGTCAAAATTTTGAAATGGGGTTCTTCAGCCTTGGCACATCAAGGAAACGATACGTGGGGATATGGTTCAAGAAGATATCAACTCGCACAGTGGTTTGGGTTGCTAACAGAGAGACTCCACTGAGCGATACGTCTGGTTTATTCAAACTTAGACAGGGTGCACTACAAATTCTCAGTGGTAACAACTCTGTAATCTGGTCATCAAATTCAACGGGATCAGACACAGCTAGGGATCTGGTAATGCAGCTTTTGGATACTGGAAATCTTATTCTCAGGGATAAGGAAAATTTAATTTGGCAGAGTTTTGATTATCCTGGAGACACATTTCTCTCAGGGATGAGAATTGGTGTTGACTTGATAACAGGAAAAGACAGACATTTGACTTCATGGAAGAGCAATGACGATCCTTCTGCTGGTCCGTATGTCTTTCGGGTGGATCCAAATGGGTATCCACAATTTTTTGTGAAGCGAGATGTGATTCCGGAGTCAAGGTACGGACCTTGGACTGGTGTTACATTTAATGGCATGCGTAATTTAGGCGAAAATGCAATATTCACACACCAGTTTGTTGTCAGTGAGAACGATATATACTATGAATATGAACTTCTGACGAAAGCTTTTGTTTCCATTCTGCGTTTGACTCCTGACGGAAAAATGGGTAACTGGAATTGGGCCAATCGGACGGAAAATTGGAGTTTCTACTCAGGTGCAAGAATTGATGATGCATGTACACCTTATGCGATCTGTGGTTCATACGGAAGATGTAACATTAACTTTGACAAGAATCATAATTGTAGTTGCCTGGAAGGTTTTGAACCACGGCCCTCCGAAGAACGGAGCCTCGCAGATCAGTCAAGTGGATGTCAACGGATTAACCCATTAGCTTGCGGGAATCCAGATGGTTTTCGTAAAGTTTCAGGTGTAAAATTCCCAGACACAAATCATTCGTGGTACAATCTGAGCATGACGCTAGGTGAATGTGAAACAGCTTGCATGAGGAATTGCTCTTGTACGGCGTATGCTAATTTAGATATTAGACGAGGTGGAAGTGGATGCTTGCAATGGTTCGATGATCTAATGGATATTCGGGAGTCTGATGAAACTCAAGAGCTTTACATAAGAATAGCTGCCTCCGATATATCAA GTCCCACAACCTCGGAATATGGCTCCAGAAAGAACAAACAAACGAGCGTTGTAATTGTGTTATCTACACTTGGTTTGGTAGTTGTCTGTGTTATTTTCGCGCTGTACGTAGCATGGAGAAAGAGAAAAAGACCTCGCAAGACTATACTAG ACCATGAAGATAACTATACGAATGAGAGTCTCAATTCGGATAAAGAGATGTTGCCTTTTAGCCTTTCTATGATTGCTAAAGCGACTAACAACTTCTCTCCCAACAATAAGCTTGGTGAAGGTGGATTCGGTCCTGTTTACAAG GGTGTGCTTGAGGATGGACGTGAAATAGCTGTAAAACGACTCTCATCAACTTCAAAACAAGGACTTGATGAATTCAAAAATGAGGTTGGATGTATTAACAAACTGCAGCATCGAAATCTTGTGAAACTTCTCGGATACTGCATTCTAGGGGATGAAAAAATGCTGATATATGAATACATGGCGAACAAAAGCCTGGACTTGTTTATATTTG ATGAATCTGGAAGTTTTATGCTTGATTGGCCTCTTTGTTTTGGTATTATCAATGGGATTGCTCGAGGACTTCTTTATCTTCATCAAGATTCACGCCTCCGAATCATCCATAGAGATCTGAAAGCTGCCAATATTTTGTTGGACAATGATATGAACCCCAAGATATCGGACTTTGGCCTTGCTAGATGGCTTAGCGGATACGAGACTGAAGCCAACACGAACAAAGTTGTCGGAACTCA TGGTTACATCTCTCCAGAATATGCACTACATGGACTTTTTTCTGTAAAGTCAGATGTGTTTAGCTTtggagttttggtgctggaaatTGTGAGTGGCAAGAAAAATCGAGGATTCTCGAAACAAGAACATCATGATACTCTTACGGGACAC GCATGGCGTCTCCACAACGAAGGAAGGTCGATTGAGCTTGTTGGTTCACATTTGCGACACTCATTTGTTGACTTTCAAGTAGTACGGGTAGTGCACATAGGTTTGTTATGCGTGCAACATCATGCAGATGATAGGCCTACTATGTCATCAGTAGTTCTCATGCTCGGTAACGAGAATTCTTTGCCTCCACCTAAACAACCAGCATTTTTCACCAAAGATAAATTGCTAGAATTCACTCCTAGTTCATCGTTGCCAACATTGGATTCAGTCGGTGAATTGACGATAACACATCTAAATGCTCGATAG
- the LOC111887276 gene encoding G-type lectin S-receptor-like serine/threonine-protein kinase At4g27290 isoform X1 encodes MEKLTILFLYFTVLISIFITCASLDTISANQTITDGNTIVSAGQNFEMGFFSLGTSRKRYVGIWFKKISTRTVVWVANRETPLSDTSGLFKLRQGALQILSGNNSVIWSSNSTGSDTARDLVMQLLDTGNLILRDKENLIWQSFDYPGDTFLSGMRIGVDLITGKDRHLTSWKSNDDPSAGPYVFRVDPNGYPQFFVKRDVIPESRYGPWTGVTFNGMRNLGENAIFTHQFVVSENDIYYEYELLTKAFVSILRLTPDGKMGNWNWANRTENWSFYSGARIDDACTPYAICGSYGRCNINFDKNHNCSCLEGFEPRPSEERSLADQSSGCQRINPLACGNPDGFRKVSGVKFPDTNHSWYNLSMTLGECETACMRNCSCTAYANLDIRRGGSGCLQWFDDLMDIRESDETQELYIRIAASDISSPTTSEYGSRKNKQTSVVIVLSTLGLVVVCVIFALYVAWRKRKRPRKTILVSLQDHEDNYTNESLNSDKEMLPFSLSMIAKATNNFSPNNKLGEGGFGPVYKGVLEDGREIAVKRLSSTSKQGLDEFKNEVGCINKLQHRNLVKLLGYCILGDEKMLIYEYMANKSLDLFIFDESGSFMLDWPLCFGIINGIARGLLYLHQDSRLRIIHRDLKAANILLDNDMNPKISDFGLARWLSGYETEANTNKVVGTHGYISPEYALHGLFSVKSDVFSFGVLVLEIVSGKKNRGFSKQEHHDTLTGHAWRLHNEGRSIELVGSHLRHSFVDFQVVRVVHIGLLCVQHHADDRPTMSSVVLMLGNENSLPPPKQPAFFTKDKLLEFTPSSSLPTLDSVGELTITHLNAR; translated from the exons ATGGAGAAGCTTACCATATTGTTCTTATACTTTACTGTTCTAATCTCAATCTTTATAACTTGTGCATCCTTAGACACGATTTCAGCAAATCAAACCATCACAGATGGCAACACCATTGTTTCAGCTGGTCAAAATTTTGAAATGGGGTTCTTCAGCCTTGGCACATCAAGGAAACGATACGTGGGGATATGGTTCAAGAAGATATCAACTCGCACAGTGGTTTGGGTTGCTAACAGAGAGACTCCACTGAGCGATACGTCTGGTTTATTCAAACTTAGACAGGGTGCACTACAAATTCTCAGTGGTAACAACTCTGTAATCTGGTCATCAAATTCAACGGGATCAGACACAGCTAGGGATCTGGTAATGCAGCTTTTGGATACTGGAAATCTTATTCTCAGGGATAAGGAAAATTTAATTTGGCAGAGTTTTGATTATCCTGGAGACACATTTCTCTCAGGGATGAGAATTGGTGTTGACTTGATAACAGGAAAAGACAGACATTTGACTTCATGGAAGAGCAATGACGATCCTTCTGCTGGTCCGTATGTCTTTCGGGTGGATCCAAATGGGTATCCACAATTTTTTGTGAAGCGAGATGTGATTCCGGAGTCAAGGTACGGACCTTGGACTGGTGTTACATTTAATGGCATGCGTAATTTAGGCGAAAATGCAATATTCACACACCAGTTTGTTGTCAGTGAGAACGATATATACTATGAATATGAACTTCTGACGAAAGCTTTTGTTTCCATTCTGCGTTTGACTCCTGACGGAAAAATGGGTAACTGGAATTGGGCCAATCGGACGGAAAATTGGAGTTTCTACTCAGGTGCAAGAATTGATGATGCATGTACACCTTATGCGATCTGTGGTTCATACGGAAGATGTAACATTAACTTTGACAAGAATCATAATTGTAGTTGCCTGGAAGGTTTTGAACCACGGCCCTCCGAAGAACGGAGCCTCGCAGATCAGTCAAGTGGATGTCAACGGATTAACCCATTAGCTTGCGGGAATCCAGATGGTTTTCGTAAAGTTTCAGGTGTAAAATTCCCAGACACAAATCATTCGTGGTACAATCTGAGCATGACGCTAGGTGAATGTGAAACAGCTTGCATGAGGAATTGCTCTTGTACGGCGTATGCTAATTTAGATATTAGACGAGGTGGAAGTGGATGCTTGCAATGGTTCGATGATCTAATGGATATTCGGGAGTCTGATGAAACTCAAGAGCTTTACATAAGAATAGCTGCCTCCGATATATCAA GTCCCACAACCTCGGAATATGGCTCCAGAAAGAACAAACAAACGAGCGTTGTAATTGTGTTATCTACACTTGGTTTGGTAGTTGTCTGTGTTATTTTCGCGCTGTACGTAGCATGGAGAAAGAGAAAAAGACCTCGCAAGACTATACTAG TTTCATTGCAAGACCATGAAGATAACTATACGAATGAGAGTCTCAATTCGGATAAAGAGATGTTGCCTTTTAGCCTTTCTATGATTGCTAAAGCGACTAACAACTTCTCTCCCAACAATAAGCTTGGTGAAGGTGGATTCGGTCCTGTTTACAAG GGTGTGCTTGAGGATGGACGTGAAATAGCTGTAAAACGACTCTCATCAACTTCAAAACAAGGACTTGATGAATTCAAAAATGAGGTTGGATGTATTAACAAACTGCAGCATCGAAATCTTGTGAAACTTCTCGGATACTGCATTCTAGGGGATGAAAAAATGCTGATATATGAATACATGGCGAACAAAAGCCTGGACTTGTTTATATTTG ATGAATCTGGAAGTTTTATGCTTGATTGGCCTCTTTGTTTTGGTATTATCAATGGGATTGCTCGAGGACTTCTTTATCTTCATCAAGATTCACGCCTCCGAATCATCCATAGAGATCTGAAAGCTGCCAATATTTTGTTGGACAATGATATGAACCCCAAGATATCGGACTTTGGCCTTGCTAGATGGCTTAGCGGATACGAGACTGAAGCCAACACGAACAAAGTTGTCGGAACTCA TGGTTACATCTCTCCAGAATATGCACTACATGGACTTTTTTCTGTAAAGTCAGATGTGTTTAGCTTtggagttttggtgctggaaatTGTGAGTGGCAAGAAAAATCGAGGATTCTCGAAACAAGAACATCATGATACTCTTACGGGACAC GCATGGCGTCTCCACAACGAAGGAAGGTCGATTGAGCTTGTTGGTTCACATTTGCGACACTCATTTGTTGACTTTCAAGTAGTACGGGTAGTGCACATAGGTTTGTTATGCGTGCAACATCATGCAGATGATAGGCCTACTATGTCATCAGTAGTTCTCATGCTCGGTAACGAGAATTCTTTGCCTCCACCTAAACAACCAGCATTTTTCACCAAAGATAAATTGCTAGAATTCACTCCTAGTTCATCGTTGCCAACATTGGATTCAGTCGGTGAATTGACGATAACACATCTAAATGCTCGATAG